The genomic window GGTGTGCACCGCAACATGACCTGGAGTCTGTTTGGCGGTGACAGCGTTGAAGTACTCAAGGCTGTGCGTCATCCGCGCAAGCTTCGACTGGGTGTGCACCGCAGCAATCGCTTTCGTCTACGGCTCACTGAAGTCAGCGATATGAATGCTCTGGAGCAGCGTTTTGCACAGCTTGCCGAGGGTGTGCCGAACTACTTCGGTGAGCAGCGTTTTGGTTTCGGGTTTGGCAATATTCAGAAGGGTGTTGCCCTCATTCGCGGTGAGCTGAAGGAGCGCCAGCGCCACAAAAAAGGTCTGTACCTGTCGGCGGTGCGCTCCTGGCTGTTCAACCATTTGCTGAGTCAGCGTATTGCACAGGGTCGCTGGGCGAGCATTATGCCCGGCGATGTGCTGATGCTGGATGGTACTAACAGCTGCTTCGCAGCCGAGGCTGAGCTGGATGATCTTGCGTTGCGCCTGGCCGGCGCCGATCTGGATCTGACCGGCCCCATGCCGGGCCTGGCCGGGCGTTTGCTTGGCGGTGAGGCGGCGCTCTGGGAAACTGAAACCCTGGCTGCATGGCAGTCCCTGATCGATGATTTGACCCAGCTGGGGTTGCGCTCGGAACGTCGCAGTCTGCGGCTGCGGCCACAGGGACTTGCGATGCAACGCGAATCTGACCGACAATGCTGGCTTGAATTCGAGCTTCCGGCGGGTGCTTTTGCCACCAGCGTGCTACGGGAGCTGTGCCATTTTCGTGTATCGCGCCCCGCGACAGGCCAGAGCACTGATGATTAAAGTACTGATTTCCAATGATGATGGCGTTTATGCGCCAGGCCTGGCCGCACTGGCCGAGGCCCTTGCCAAGGTAGCCGAGATTCAGGTGATAGCGCCGGATCGCAATCGCAGCGGCGCCAGCAACTCGCTGACCCTTGATCGCCCGCTCGAGGCCCACCACCACCACAACGGCTTTATCAGCCTGAACGGTACGCCGACCGATTGTGTGCATATGGGCGTGTGTGGGATTTTCGGCATGGTGCCGGACCTTGTGGTATCCGGTATCAATGCCGGCTCCAACCTCGGCGATGACGTACTCTATTCGGGTACAGTGGCGGCGGCCACTGAGGGGCGCTCGATGTCGCTGCCGCCCATAGCGGTATCTCTGGCCGGTCATCAGCCTGAGCACTACGCCACAGCGGCGGAAGTGGTGGCGAATC from Marinobacterium aestuarii includes these protein-coding regions:
- the truD gene encoding tRNA pseudouridine(13) synthase TruD produces the protein MTPDNLQFPTDFRWLNGEPTVSAEIRHENADFQVFEQLGFEPEGEGEHVFLYIRKNGENTDWVARQLAGFCQVSPREVSYSGKKDRHAITEQWFCIRLGVHRNMTWSLFGGDSVEVLKAVRHPRKLRLGVHRSNRFRLRLTEVSDMNALEQRFAQLAEGVPNYFGEQRFGFGFGNIQKGVALIRGELKERQRHKKGLYLSAVRSWLFNHLLSQRIAQGRWASIMPGDVLMLDGTNSCFAAEAELDDLALRLAGADLDLTGPMPGLAGRLLGGEAALWETETLAAWQSLIDDLTQLGLRSERRSLRLRPQGLAMQRESDRQCWLEFELPAGAFATSVLRELCHFRVSRPATGQSTDD
- the surE gene encoding 5'/3'-nucleotidase SurE encodes the protein MIKVLISNDDGVYAPGLAALAEALAKVAEIQVIAPDRNRSGASNSLTLDRPLEAHHHHNGFISLNGTPTDCVHMGVCGIFGMVPDLVVSGINAGSNLGDDVLYSGTVAAATEGRSMSLPPIAVSLAGHQPEHYATAAEVVANLVRDIDSLKLAPRTVLNVNVPDVPMSEIKGVHVTRLGHREMASGPVASVDPRGCTRYWVAGAGKVADREPGTDFYAVEQGFVSITPIQIDMTQYVGMDSLAAWLEEPQ